A genomic segment from Gopherus evgoodei ecotype Sinaloan lineage chromosome 6, rGopEvg1_v1.p, whole genome shotgun sequence encodes:
- the LOC115654048 gene encoding 5'-nucleotidase-like, with protein sequence MTVQDSFSCLAAGPGDKDNPSLCSELLDESQSDLVILHFSDVYEVESRHEELVGGAARFTAAIKIFSSLNPLIIFSGDCLNPSALSSITKGKHMIPILNAVGVHFTVFGNHEFDFGVDVLEDYIQQIRFPWFLSNVYDRFTSKPLGHDSVKKVVIWNNTKIGLMGLVEEDWLDTSPTINKSNLNYIDYVKAGNKISAELKVEGAGLIIAMTYMKWINDIRLAQNTQGIDLVPGGYDHDYEIKKGNGTWNAKSGSDFRNFSEINIRKFGASFQYTFQRTDILRNLEEDSFIKSVVDVYTQNLQPLLEEVLCPIDTELDGRVSTVRRSESNLGNLITNAMLEATHADVALLNSGCPFKKHLL encoded by the exons ATGACTGTTCAGGATTCTTTCTCTTGCCTTGCAG ctgggcctggggaCAAGGACAACCCCAGCCTCTGCTCAGAGCTCCTAGACGAGAGCCAGAGTGACCTAGTCATCCTCCACTTCAGCGACGTGTATGAGGTGGAGTCCAGGCATGAAGAGCTGGTAGGAGGCGCTGCCAG ATTTACTGCAGCTATAAAAATATTCAGTTCCCTGAATCCACTTATAATATTTAGTGGAGACTGCTTAAATCCATCAGCCTTAAGTTCAATAACAAAAGGAAAACATATGATTCCTATATTAAATGCAGTGGGAGTACACTTCACTGTCTTTG gaaACCATGAATTTGATTTTGGTGTTGATGTTCTGGAAGATTATATACAACAAATCAGATTTCCATGGTTCCTCAGCAATGTATATGACAGATTTACCTCTAAACCACTAGGCCATGACTCAGTAAAAAAAGTAGTTATATGGAATAATACGAAAATTGGTTTAATGGGATTAGTAGAAGAAGACTGGCTGGATACTTCGCCTACAATTAACAAATCAAACCTAAACTACATAGATTATGTCAAAGCAGGTAATAAAATATCTGCAGAACTTAAAGTAGAAGGAGCAGGACTTATAATTGCTATGACATACATGAAATGGATTAATGACATCAGACTTGCCCAGAACACCCAAGGAATAGATCTGGTTCCGGGGGGCTATGACCATGATTATGAAATCAAAAAGGGGAATGGAACTTGGAATGCCAAAAGTGGGTCTGATTTCAGGAATTTCTCAGAAATAAATATAAGAAAGTTTGGTGCATCATTTCAGTATACATTTCAGAGGACTGACATTTTGAGGAACCTAGAGGAAGATTCTTTTATAAAATCAGTGGTGGATGTTTATACACAAAACCTGCAG CCTCTTTTAGAGGAAGTTCTTTGTCCCATTGACACAGAGTTAGACGGTCGTGTTTCTACTGTAAGAAGATCAGAGAGCAACCTGGGAAACCTGATAACTAATGCAATGTTAGAAGCTACTCATGCTGATGTAGCATTACTCAATTCAGgttgtccttttaaaaaacatttattgtAA